One part of the Gossypium raimondii isolate GPD5lz chromosome 1, ASM2569854v1, whole genome shotgun sequence genome encodes these proteins:
- the LOC105787151 gene encoding scopoletin 8-hydroxylase has protein sequence MAPTFDNESSLFNFVVRDGNGVKGIVDSGISKVPQAYIQPHAEQIDKKSASKCEIPPIDLSKLDGPDHDEVVNQIVRASETLGFFQVVNHGVPVQLLDSLKQTAHNFFSLPAERKAVYRKEVSPSPLVKYGTSFVPEKERALEWKDYISMAYTNDDEALQQWPIECRDVALQFLKTSHEMVRNLLEALLGNLGEELDDSKIDAFIGKKMVNMNFYPTCPNPELTVGVGRHSDMGTLTILLQDGIGGLYVKVPEDVDMEKKGEWVEIPPIPGALVINVGDMLQIWSNGRYKSAEHRVRTTSTKSRVSIPIFTSPLPTQKVAPLPQVVKKDGVARYREFVFSNYMNSFFGNAHDGKKSLEFAQINSN, from the exons ATGGCTCCTACTTTCGATAATGAGAGCTCCCTTTTTAACTTTGTTGTTCGAGATGGAAATGGCGTCAAAGGAATAGTGGATTCCGGCATATCAAAGGTGCCCCAGGCTTACATTCAACCACACGCTGAGCAAATTGATAAGAAAAGTGCAAGCAAATGTGAGATTCCACCGATTGATTTGTCGAAGCTCGATGGCCCTGACCATGATGAAGTGGTCAATCAAATTGTTAGAGCTTCTGAGACACTTGGATTCTTCCAAGTTGTCAACCATGGAGTTCCCGTACAACTACTTGACTCCCTTAAGCAAACTGCACATAACTTCTTTAGCTTGCCCGCTGAGAGAAAGGCTGTTTATCGCAAAGAGGTGAGCCCATCACCATTGGTGAAGTATGGTACGAGTTTTGTGCCTGAGAAGGAGAGAGCATTGGAATGGAAAGACTATATTAGCATGGCTTACACCAATGATGATGAAGCTCTTCAACAGTGGCCTATAGAGTGCAG GGATGTTGCTCTTCAATTTTTGAAGACATCACATGAGATGGTGAGGAATTTGCTCGAAGCTTTGTTGGGAAATCTTGGAGAGGAACTAGATGACTCTAAAATTGATGCATTCATCGGAAAGAAGATGGTTAACATGAACTTTTATCCGACATGTCCTAATCCTGAACTCACAGTTGGTGTAGGACGTCATTCTGATATGGGTACTCTTACAATCTTACTACAAGATGGAATTGGTGGCTTATATGTAAAGGTTCCGGAAGATGTAGACATGGAAAAGAAAGGGGAATGGGTAGAGATTCCTCCTATTCCCGGTGCTTTAGTCATTAATGTTGGCGATATGTTACAG ATATGGAGTAATGGAAGGTACAAAAGTGCTGAACATAGAGTCCGCACGACAAGTACAAAATCAAGAGTGTCGATACCAATATTCACAAGCCCACTACCAACTCAAAAGGTTGCACCATTGCCTCAAGTGGTCAAGAAAGATGGAGTGGCTCGTTATAGAGAATTTGTGTTTTCAAATTACATGAATAGCTTTTTCGGAAACGCACATGACGGCAAAAAATCTCTTGAATTTGCTCAAATTAACTCTAAttga